The following coding sequences lie in one Onychomys torridus chromosome X, mOncTor1.1, whole genome shotgun sequence genomic window:
- the Spin2b gene encoding spindlin-2B, whose amino-acid sequence MKSPHKKAAAREQTREAVGHHVGSTTIKKKKAAQKRQRSRSSSQSRRNIVGCRISHGWKEGDEPITQWRGTVLDQVPINPSLYLVKYDGIDCVYGLELHRDERILKLKILSDKVSFSRVSDVRLADSIIGKAVEHMFEGEHGSKDEWRGMVLAQAPIMNAWFYITYEKDPVLYMYQLLDDYKEGDLRIMPESSASPPADREPEGVVDGLIGKHVEYTKEDGSKRTGKVIHQVRAKPSVYFIKFDDDFHIYVYDLVKKNC is encoded by the coding sequence ATGAAGTCTCCTCACAAAAAAGCAGCTGCAAGAGAGCAAACGAGAGAAGCTGTTGGTCACCATGTTGGCTCTACAaccattaagaagaaaaaagctgcccagaagaggcagaggagcagGTCTTCATCCCAATCCCGAAGGAACATCGTGGGCTGCAGAATTTCTCAcgggtggaaggaaggagatgagCCCATCACCCAGTGGAGAGGAACTGTTCTGGATCAGGTGCCTATAAACCCCTCTCTCTATCTGGTGAAATACGATGGCATTGACTGTGTCTATGGACTGGAACTTCACAGAGATGAAAGGATTTTAAAGCTTAAAATCCTTTCTGATAAGGTGTCCTTTTCTCGAGTCAGCGATGTGCGCCTTGCTGATAGCATAATTGGCAAGGCAGTGGAACACATGTTTGAGGGTGAGCATGGCTCTAAGGATGAATGGAGGGGGATGGTCCTGGCCCAAGCGCCTATCATGAACGCCTGGTTTTATATTACCTATGAGAAAGATCCCGTCTTGTACATGTACCAGCTTCTGGATGATTATAAAGAGGGTGACCTCCGTATCATGCCAGAGTCCAGTGCATCTCCTCCAGCAGACAGGGAGCCAGAAGGAGTTGTAGATGGCCTGATAGGTAAACATGTGGAATATACCAAAGAAGATGGCTCCAAGAGGACAGGCAAGGTCATTCACCAAGTGAGAGCCAAGCCCTCTGTGTACTTCATCAAGTTTGATGATGATTTCCATATCTATGTCTATGACTTAGTGAAGAAGAACTGTTAG